One genomic region from Pseudobacteriovorax antillogorgiicola encodes:
- a CDS encoding biosynthetic peptidoglycan transglycosylase produces the protein MSRFAKIFLVIISSITLLDIAYLASIWPAWEDLAQGPIPESTFIKQYRDHRRENPDLPPLRWTPSQESLSKELTMPFIIAEDSRFYNHLGVDIEALADAVEYNLKRKKLALGASTISQQTVKNLFLSSSRSLLRKWHELILTAAMETHLSKKRILQIYLNIAEFGHGIFGIHAASLYYFYKSPSALTTEELVSLAASLPSPKKHNPQTQTEAFEKRKTRILSVIKKYHQNLLSPPAIEDGFDLELMDPIEADLDEPESEATDHETDLSNENVAKDLPN, from the coding sequence ATGTCCCGATTCGCCAAGATCTTTCTGGTCATTATATCTTCCATAACCCTACTAGACATAGCATACCTTGCCAGCATTTGGCCCGCTTGGGAGGATCTAGCCCAAGGACCAATACCCGAATCGACTTTTATCAAGCAGTATCGAGACCATCGCCGCGAAAATCCTGACTTACCACCTTTACGGTGGACTCCAAGCCAAGAAAGCTTATCTAAGGAATTGACTATGCCATTTATCATAGCTGAAGACAGTCGCTTCTATAACCATCTCGGAGTCGATATTGAAGCGCTTGCGGATGCCGTGGAGTACAATCTGAAGCGCAAAAAGCTGGCCTTGGGCGCCAGCACCATTTCCCAGCAAACTGTAAAAAACTTGTTCCTTAGCTCTTCAAGAAGCCTACTTCGCAAGTGGCATGAGCTGATTCTAACAGCCGCTATGGAAACCCACCTTAGTAAGAAACGGATTCTTCAAATCTATCTCAATATCGCTGAGTTCGGTCACGGGATTTTTGGAATCCATGCCGCCTCACTATACTACTTCTATAAATCGCCATCAGCCTTAACTACAGAGGAGCTGGTATCTTTGGCGGCAAGCCTACCATCTCCAAAAAAACACAACCCCCAAACTCAGACGGAAGCCTTTGAAAAACGCAAGACTAGAATTTTATCAGTCATCAAAAAGTACCATCAAAATCTATTAAGTCCACCCGCTATAGAGGATGGTTTCGACTTGGAACTCATGGACCCTATTGAAGCTGACCTGGACGAGCCGGAGTCTGAAGCAACAGACCATGAAACAGATCTAAGCAATGAAAATGTCGCCAAAGATTTGCCAAATTAG
- a CDS encoding type II secretion system protein: MHQKKVCNSHEAGFTLLQVIVMVSLLAVVATMVFRASVQSNQAKKIIRAGQNYEDINQLFINELAAVLKNPAGTQCFAPNDFSKPLSAGLSASEMKHTKNIEAGVSKDVKAAMSRSSSIGKALDRCKDRVRTITNGSSATDNKLHFCLKFDQVATAPRNSFLNSEHAFAEVAIHLKDFHSDSDLSCADYKTSTAAGAQIFYSLFWTTEVGGKLRYKRKNGVFHTGK; the protein is encoded by the coding sequence ATGCACCAGAAAAAAGTATGCAACAGTCACGAAGCGGGCTTCACACTGCTGCAAGTAATTGTCATGGTGTCGCTCTTAGCTGTCGTTGCCACAATGGTATTTCGAGCTTCAGTTCAGAGCAATCAGGCGAAAAAAATCATCCGTGCTGGCCAAAATTATGAAGATATCAACCAGCTGTTTATCAACGAACTTGCTGCTGTGCTGAAGAACCCAGCCGGGACACAGTGCTTCGCACCCAACGACTTTTCTAAACCACTTAGTGCGGGATTATCTGCAAGTGAGATGAAGCACACAAAGAACATCGAAGCTGGGGTGTCAAAAGATGTCAAGGCCGCCATGAGTCGCTCCAGTAGCATTGGCAAGGCTCTCGATCGCTGTAAGGATCGGGTGCGAACCATCACGAACGGCAGCTCTGCTACAGACAACAAGCTTCACTTTTGCTTGAAGTTTGATCAGGTTGCAACTGCACCGCGCAACTCCTTCCTCAATTCGGAGCATGCTTTTGCTGAGGTTGCCATTCATCTGAAAGACTTTCACAGCGACAGCGACCTATCGTGTGCCGACTATAAAACTAGTACCGCCGCAGGGGCACAGATATTTTATTCTCTTTTTTGGACGACGGAAGTCGGTGGTAAGCTACGATACAAACGAAAAAATGGTGTATTTCACACAGGAAAGTAG
- a CDS encoding type II secretion system protein J yields the protein MTRNKSSHNDGLSLVEMLVALGIMGILAVGVARFSSNFEKSKARSTAKTHTKNINKRLLKFVERDMKFQTAFSVQDNGLTLEITRRKTFDQADTDATYVVRYVTRCQQIPNDIRSILRDRVYAVSRLKQAIYSSAHTCFDRLKDICNDSTYPQVFIEFDDTDDRIPVYRPNLFPDFATQTAKRELRKGTAGTAMCSGESGGKIQVMVNSAYLLSAGDSSESVSVLSDQILLTTDNIAGVTLLPNE from the coding sequence ATGACTCGAAATAAGTCTTCACACAACGACGGTCTCTCCCTTGTCGAAATGCTTGTAGCTCTTGGTATCATGGGAATCCTCGCGGTTGGGGTAGCGCGTTTTTCGAGTAATTTCGAAAAGTCGAAGGCTCGATCGACTGCGAAAACTCACACCAAAAATATCAACAAGCGACTTTTAAAATTTGTCGAACGAGATATGAAGTTTCAAACTGCATTTAGCGTTCAAGACAACGGCTTAACTTTAGAAATCACACGTCGTAAAACTTTTGACCAAGCCGATACCGATGCCACCTACGTGGTTCGTTATGTAACACGGTGCCAACAGATACCCAATGATATTAGATCCATACTCCGCGACCGTGTGTATGCCGTCAGTCGATTAAAGCAAGCAATCTATTCTTCTGCTCATACCTGTTTCGATCGACTCAAGGATATTTGTAACGATAGCACCTATCCGCAGGTATTTATCGAATTCGACGATACTGATGACCGGATTCCAGTTTACAGACCCAACCTATTTCCTGACTTCGCTACCCAAACTGCCAAACGAGAATTACGCAAGGGAACTGCTGGAACTGCCATGTGCTCGGGAGAGTCAGGGGGAAAAATTCAAGTGATGGTAAACTCAGCCTACCTTCTAAGTGCGGGAGATAGTTCGGAGAGCGTCAGCGTGCTATCTGACCAAATCTTGCTGACCACTGACAATATCGCTGGGGTTACGCTTCTACCTAATGAATGA
- a CDS encoding cytochrome-c peroxidase, with translation MLKKIQFIPIDLRQSTSVRMMMHRVLLYLLLNAGISQAANDKPSREVIWKKAQSLSPLIAPQLTPREFQQARFGKELFFDPRISATGDVACSSCHNPIHYFTDKQKTGRAIGVGKRNTPTVINSFALSWNFWDGRVDNLASQALKPIEDAAEHGSNRIQVYRVVETFYKKAYEAIWGKFPSIRAKVEHGMPRTFSVTLFPKVQTYLAKQLAVKATAQRGKKWASKRWLASKKLIFQGSQKPTWIKNFDSLSEADRNAIHTVFARAGIAIAQFERTVVANDAPFDRFMKRWQTSQTPLEQAFDKNFGLSEFRGLQVFLGPGRCINCHHGPAFSDQQFHNAGFPNDSMDLGRAEGLALLKNDGFACENPIYQNHAWLKEGDSCQEKPYLVWDAVELIGAFKTPTLRNVSRTGPYGHDGSFATLREVIEHYNNPSKLNNIGHLSESLETVELEQQEMQDLEAFLKSLTAPLKFL, from the coding sequence ATGCTTAAAAAAATCCAATTTATTCCGATAGATCTCAGGCAATCAACAAGTGTGAGAATGATGATGCACCGGGTCTTGCTCTACTTACTATTGAACGCTGGTATTTCCCAGGCTGCGAACGATAAGCCCAGCCGGGAGGTAATATGGAAAAAGGCTCAGAGTTTATCACCCCTTATCGCACCTCAGCTAACGCCGCGGGAGTTTCAGCAAGCCCGCTTTGGTAAAGAGTTGTTCTTTGACCCTAGAATTTCGGCAACAGGGGACGTCGCTTGCAGTTCATGCCACAATCCGATCCATTACTTCACTGACAAGCAAAAAACAGGTCGAGCTATCGGAGTTGGCAAACGTAATACGCCCACAGTGATCAATAGCTTCGCACTATCTTGGAACTTTTGGGATGGACGGGTTGACAACTTAGCTTCGCAAGCACTTAAACCCATCGAAGATGCGGCGGAGCACGGTAGCAACCGAATTCAAGTGTATCGCGTGGTCGAGACATTTTATAAAAAAGCCTACGAGGCTATCTGGGGAAAGTTTCCGAGCATCCGCGCGAAGGTTGAGCATGGGATGCCTCGCACCTTTAGTGTGACTCTTTTCCCCAAAGTTCAGACTTACCTCGCTAAGCAACTTGCGGTGAAAGCTACAGCGCAGCGTGGAAAAAAATGGGCTAGTAAACGATGGCTGGCTTCTAAAAAGCTAATTTTTCAAGGGAGTCAAAAACCTACTTGGATCAAGAATTTCGATAGTCTTTCTGAGGCGGATCGAAATGCTATTCACACTGTCTTTGCGAGAGCTGGTATTGCTATCGCCCAATTCGAGCGAACAGTTGTTGCGAATGATGCTCCCTTCGATCGGTTCATGAAACGTTGGCAAACTTCCCAAACACCTCTAGAGCAGGCCTTTGATAAGAATTTTGGTCTCTCAGAGTTTCGCGGACTTCAGGTTTTTCTGGGGCCTGGCCGTTGTATCAACTGTCATCATGGGCCCGCGTTTTCAGATCAGCAGTTTCACAACGCTGGATTTCCAAATGACTCAATGGATTTAGGCCGTGCAGAAGGCTTGGCTTTGTTAAAGAATGACGGCTTTGCTTGCGAGAATCCCATCTATCAAAACCATGCTTGGCTGAAAGAGGGAGACTCTTGTCAGGAGAAGCCTTATTTGGTGTGGGATGCTGTGGAGCTTATCGGAGCTTTCAAAACTCCCACCTTACGGAATGTGAGTCGCACTGGTCCTTACGGTCACGATGGCTCCTTTGCAACCCTCCGAGAGGTCATCGAGCACTACAACAATCCAAGTAAGCTAAACAACATCGGCCACCTTTCAGAAAGCCTGGAGACCGTTGAGCTGGAGCAGCAGGAAATGCAGGATTTGGAAGCGTTTCTAAAATCCTTGACAGCGCCCTTGAAATTTCTGTGA
- a CDS encoding asparaginase domain-containing protein: MIKIISAGGTIDKIYFDANSEFQVGDPQIHHILAEANVALDYELESVLRKDSLDLTDDDRQLIFNKVQVSPQKRIIVTHGTDTMATTARVLEGITDKVIVFTGSMEPAKLKSSDAIFNVGCAITAVQLLPPGVYIAMNGQVLHAAQANKNLKAKRFESSDGEGPILSKV; this comes from the coding sequence ATGATTAAGATAATCTCTGCTGGTGGAACGATTGACAAAATTTACTTCGACGCCAACAGTGAGTTTCAGGTGGGGGACCCTCAAATCCACCACATTCTTGCAGAAGCGAATGTAGCTCTTGATTACGAATTGGAGTCGGTTCTGAGGAAGGATAGCCTTGACTTAACCGATGATGACAGGCAATTGATTTTCAATAAGGTCCAGGTCAGCCCTCAGAAACGAATTATCGTGACTCATGGCACCGATACCATGGCAACGACAGCGAGGGTTTTAGAAGGAATCACAGATAAAGTGATTGTATTCACGGGATCGATGGAACCAGCGAAGCTTAAGTCATCAGATGCAATTTTTAATGTGGGTTGCGCAATCACCGCTGTTCAACTTTTGCCTCCTGGGGTTTACATTGCGATGAACGGCCAAGTCCTTCATGCAGCACAGGCAAACAAGAACCTAAAAGCCAAACGCTTTGAATCCTCTGACGGTGAAGGCCCCATACTCAGCAAAGTTTAG
- a CDS encoding YceI family protein codes for MKAVKLGFLFATIALFLAPVSYGKTCYYQAPQKDFKVTWTGFKFTSKAPVSGSFDEVYLEQGKKAKSVKSLMNSLKVKIASASINSNLPARDKKLAMFIFGPIKNSGWVHGRVKKFDGKMATIELDLNGKKVALPFTVKQSSPSKYELKGQMTFAQFGMMSSFKAIADACKDLHTGPDKVAKTWEIVDLKVDVAVNESCS; via the coding sequence ATGAAGGCCGTGAAATTAGGATTTCTATTTGCAACTATCGCTCTGTTTCTTGCTCCCGTAAGCTATGGCAAGACCTGCTACTACCAAGCTCCCCAGAAAGACTTTAAGGTGACCTGGACTGGCTTTAAGTTCACTTCAAAAGCCCCTGTCAGTGGTTCTTTTGACGAGGTTTATTTAGAGCAGGGTAAAAAAGCCAAGAGTGTTAAGAGCCTCATGAACTCTTTAAAAGTAAAAATAGCGTCTGCTTCGATCAACTCCAACCTTCCGGCACGAGATAAGAAACTTGCCATGTTTATCTTCGGTCCCATAAAAAATTCTGGCTGGGTTCACGGTCGGGTTAAAAAGTTTGACGGTAAGATGGCAACCATAGAGCTGGACTTGAACGGCAAGAAGGTGGCATTACCTTTTACCGTAAAACAATCTTCTCCCTCTAAGTACGAGTTGAAAGGCCAGATGACCTTTGCTCAATTTGGAATGATGTCAAGTTTCAAGGCTATCGCTGATGCTTGCAAGGACTTGCATACTGGCCCCGATAAAGTGGCTAAAACTTGGGAGATCGTTGACCTCAAAGTTGATGTAGCAGTTAACGAAAGCTGTAGCTAG
- a CDS encoding 50S ribosomal protein L11 methyltransferase has product MSRTYELNIYCEDKPALKLMLDAAGYDDYVDASFDALDLSDQGSEAVIDTMLEREGSLPLTLYFESLEGRQECERCLADGELALRLERRDFDSKIWQTAWEEKEENFETDHFVVMVDDAPPTATAKHILKIRSQGAFGSGQHATTKAILRLMETERPSSPSACLDVGTGTGILAIAAEKLGYTQVVATDIEETAIASAQGNRSLNHASFSLILGSLPEGQQQFDLIVSNILPPVINNMLDDFFRRLKPGGRVILAGFNEANAATVHQDAQDAGFAFATQVSERGWLASAFDKPILRLGLY; this is encoded by the coding sequence ATGTCCAGAACATACGAACTAAATATTTACTGTGAAGACAAGCCTGCCCTAAAGTTGATGTTGGATGCTGCAGGTTATGATGACTATGTGGATGCTTCATTCGACGCCTTAGATCTCAGCGACCAAGGGTCAGAGGCGGTGATCGATACCATGCTGGAACGCGAAGGCTCACTACCTCTTACCCTATATTTTGAGTCTCTTGAGGGCAGGCAGGAGTGTGAGCGGTGTCTAGCTGATGGCGAACTCGCGCTGCGCTTAGAGCGCCGTGATTTTGATAGCAAGATCTGGCAAACCGCCTGGGAAGAGAAAGAAGAAAATTTCGAAACAGATCATTTCGTTGTCATGGTAGATGATGCTCCTCCTACAGCGACTGCGAAACATATATTAAAAATTCGGTCCCAAGGAGCCTTTGGTTCGGGGCAGCATGCCACGACTAAAGCTATCCTGAGACTCATGGAAACAGAAAGGCCATCAAGTCCCAGTGCTTGTTTAGATGTGGGAACGGGTACAGGGATTCTGGCTATCGCTGCTGAAAAGCTGGGGTATACGCAGGTCGTCGCTACGGATATCGAAGAGACAGCCATTGCTTCAGCTCAGGGGAACCGTAGTTTGAATCATGCAAGTTTTAGCCTTATCCTAGGCTCTCTGCCAGAAGGTCAGCAGCAGTTTGATCTGATCGTATCCAATATTCTGCCACCGGTGATTAATAATATGTTGGACGACTTTTTCCGCAGGTTAAAGCCGGGCGGGCGTGTTATCCTTGCTGGGTTTAATGAGGCGAATGCCGCGACAGTTCACCAAGATGCCCAAGACGCAGGCTTCGCTTTTGCTACACAAGTTTCCGAGCGGGGCTGGCTTGCTAGCGCTTTTGATAAGCCAATTTTGAGACTAGGGCTTTACTAG
- the pulA gene encoding pullulanase-type alpha-1,6-glucosidase produces the protein MNRTKCLYFLVILPIFLLFSACETKKSYRVTLHFHNHFPADQWQVSSINGSVESTGSDDFGYIFKLKASNKKDLTIEVRNQNGKTLQYILPSNQREFWTYEASNTVFELAPPVIPSKNQMVVFYNDPDGDYTDWGLHLWDQNTGTNWTNWQEPFTQNSTAPELGLQFTLDLPPNDGYSAAPPAYEAFPTKMGLVVHRGAEKSTENDLVVYPQLQGRLYFIKKGQPVVACSPDFQPCPNPPTITDAAAHWTDRETIRWNLPVNVGSSFELRYSPSSNITVDFSSLEVKGGEAIALEPMSLSADSKFPHLNDFRTFKLSAITDESLKQIVKSQLVAVALDSKQRVLSATQVQMPGLLDQEFSSQKTLGLSIDKGSPVLRLWAPTAQTVELMLYNQDKSLLGTQVMTEAADGVWSATGNTQWLVDRPFYRYRIQTYHYFSDQIETYEVIDPYSLSLSTNSKYSQIVDLNAADLKPQGWDKIKKPGIHPSDISVYEVHIRDFSIADLSVAPEQRGLYTAFDATAPLSDGMSHLKGLADAGLSHVQVLPAADFATVNEKRSEQVNLDDPIDKVCGPENPPKLCVDNAGKTFREVFAAASKSNGDIQELNALLRNRDGFNWGYDPMVFGAPEGSYSSDPDGPQRILEFRRMVKGLWDLGLRFSLDVVYNHTNASKLFENSVLDKTVPGYYHRRDPISGKVANSSCCENTATEHIMMEKLMIDTLEQWADQYKVDAFRFDLMGHHMKSNLVKAREILGDQVYLYGEGWNFGEVANNQRGTNATQLNMFETGIGSFNDRMRDAIRGGGAFDCGYLLVQQGLGNGLLVDTNEWGGLQESTGLGTDCSIADHWQGAPQEQQVIGYQDLADRLRVGLAGSIRSFPIVDRYGQEKRADEVSYFGVPTAYTADPFETINYISKHDNQTLWDINQLKLPLGASSEERVAAQKIGFSFNLLAQGIPFFQLGSDLLRSKSLNRDSFDSGDWFNKVDYTGATTVWNKGLPRADKDGQNWELFRKVLDDVPEGPSQEQVLEMAAYVRKLLALRYESPLFRLRTGEDVNQRVRFSNTGPQQTPGLIAMSILDSCALADLDSNVEEFLILFNVGSEGQDVAMPSGGFSLHSFNPDLSFTNQRVTVPGRSIAVMVKKQQSDCR, from the coding sequence ATGAACCGAACGAAATGTCTCTATTTTCTTGTAATTTTACCTATTTTCTTGCTGTTCAGCGCTTGTGAAACAAAGAAAAGCTATCGAGTCACACTCCACTTTCATAACCACTTTCCAGCCGACCAGTGGCAAGTTTCTAGCATCAATGGCAGCGTCGAATCAACAGGATCTGATGATTTCGGCTACATTTTCAAGCTCAAAGCCAGTAATAAGAAGGACCTCACTATAGAAGTAAGGAATCAAAATGGCAAAACTTTACAGTACATTCTCCCAAGCAATCAGCGGGAATTCTGGACCTACGAGGCTTCCAATACCGTTTTCGAACTAGCTCCACCTGTCATTCCTAGCAAGAACCAAATGGTTGTTTTCTATAACGACCCAGATGGAGATTACACAGATTGGGGACTCCACCTGTGGGATCAGAACACCGGCACGAACTGGACAAATTGGCAGGAGCCATTTACTCAAAACTCTACTGCTCCTGAACTCGGCCTCCAGTTTACTCTCGACCTACCTCCAAATGACGGCTACTCAGCCGCTCCACCAGCCTATGAAGCATTTCCAACAAAAATGGGGCTTGTGGTCCATCGCGGTGCGGAGAAGTCTACAGAAAACGATCTCGTCGTGTATCCCCAGCTTCAAGGTCGTTTATACTTTATTAAAAAGGGTCAGCCAGTTGTTGCCTGTAGCCCTGACTTTCAGCCTTGCCCCAATCCGCCAACCATTACAGATGCCGCTGCTCATTGGACAGATAGGGAAACCATCCGATGGAATCTACCCGTGAACGTCGGTAGTAGCTTCGAACTACGCTATAGCCCAAGTAGTAATATCACAGTTGATTTTTCATCCTTGGAAGTTAAAGGCGGCGAAGCGATTGCTCTTGAACCGATGTCTCTCAGTGCAGATTCAAAGTTTCCCCACCTTAATGACTTTCGAACCTTCAAGCTTAGCGCTATCACCGATGAGTCTCTCAAGCAGATCGTAAAGTCTCAGCTTGTCGCTGTCGCTCTCGATAGTAAGCAACGAGTTCTTTCTGCAACCCAAGTTCAGATGCCAGGACTTCTTGATCAAGAATTCAGCAGCCAGAAAACTCTTGGCCTTAGTATCGACAAAGGATCACCTGTTCTAAGGCTTTGGGCTCCCACCGCACAAACAGTAGAGTTGATGCTTTACAACCAAGACAAATCACTACTGGGCACCCAAGTTATGACAGAAGCTGCTGATGGAGTCTGGAGCGCGACTGGCAATACTCAATGGTTAGTAGATCGGCCTTTCTACCGCTATCGTATCCAAACCTATCATTACTTCTCAGATCAGATTGAAACCTACGAAGTTATCGATCCCTATTCTCTTAGCTTGAGCACTAATTCTAAATACTCCCAAATCGTCGACTTGAATGCTGCAGACCTTAAGCCACAAGGTTGGGACAAGATCAAGAAACCAGGCATTCACCCCTCCGATATCAGCGTGTACGAGGTTCATATCCGCGATTTTTCCATTGCTGATTTATCGGTAGCACCTGAGCAGCGCGGGCTCTACACCGCCTTCGACGCGACAGCCCCACTAAGCGATGGTATGTCTCATCTGAAAGGCCTTGCGGATGCTGGGCTGAGCCACGTTCAAGTTCTCCCAGCTGCTGACTTTGCGACAGTCAACGAGAAACGGTCGGAGCAGGTAAACCTCGACGATCCCATTGACAAAGTTTGTGGGCCAGAGAATCCCCCAAAGCTTTGCGTCGATAATGCAGGAAAAACCTTTCGCGAGGTTTTCGCAGCAGCTAGCAAATCTAATGGCGATATCCAAGAGCTAAATGCCCTACTTCGGAACCGAGATGGCTTCAATTGGGGTTACGACCCGATGGTTTTTGGGGCCCCTGAAGGTAGCTATTCTAGTGATCCCGACGGTCCGCAGCGTATTCTTGAGTTTCGCCGAATGGTGAAAGGGCTTTGGGACCTCGGCCTTCGCTTCTCTCTAGACGTGGTCTACAATCACACCAATGCTTCTAAGTTGTTTGAAAACAGTGTCCTGGATAAAACGGTACCGGGCTACTATCACCGCCGTGATCCGATCAGTGGCAAGGTTGCCAATTCCAGCTGCTGCGAAAATACAGCTACAGAACACATCATGATGGAAAAGCTCATGATCGATACCCTAGAGCAATGGGCCGATCAGTATAAAGTCGATGCCTTTCGCTTCGATCTCATGGGTCATCACATGAAATCCAACCTTGTAAAAGCCCGAGAGATCCTTGGCGACCAAGTTTACCTCTATGGCGAAGGCTGGAACTTCGGCGAAGTCGCCAACAACCAAAGAGGTACCAATGCAACCCAGCTAAATATGTTCGAAACTGGAATCGGGTCGTTTAACGACCGCATGCGCGACGCCATTCGCGGCGGTGGAGCCTTTGATTGCGGCTATCTGCTTGTCCAGCAAGGTCTTGGCAACGGCTTGTTAGTGGACACCAATGAGTGGGGTGGACTGCAAGAGTCTACTGGTCTTGGCACAGACTGCTCCATTGCCGATCACTGGCAAGGAGCTCCGCAAGAGCAGCAAGTCATCGGCTATCAGGACTTGGCTGATCGGCTTCGCGTCGGACTTGCTGGTAGCATACGATCATTCCCCATTGTCGACCGTTATGGCCAAGAGAAGCGTGCCGACGAAGTTTCATATTTTGGAGTTCCGACTGCCTATACAGCAGACCCGTTTGAAACTATCAACTATATTTCCAAGCACGATAATCAGACTTTATGGGACATCAATCAATTGAAACTGCCTCTGGGTGCAAGCTCTGAAGAACGGGTTGCTGCTCAAAAAATCGGCTTCTCCTTCAATCTCCTCGCTCAGGGCATTCCCTTCTTCCAGTTGGGCTCAGATCTGCTTCGCTCAAAGTCCTTAAATCGTGACAGCTTTGACTCCGGAGACTGGTTCAACAAAGTGGATTACACTGGTGCTACGACGGTGTGGAATAAAGGCCTGCCTCGCGCCGATAAAGATGGCCAAAACTGGGAGTTGTTCCGCAAAGTGTTAGACGATGTTCCAGAAGGCCCGAGCCAAGAGCAAGTCCTAGAAATGGCAGCTTATGTTAGAAAACTTTTAGCACTACGCTACGAAAGCCCACTTTTCCGGCTTCGAACTGGTGAGGATGTCAATCAGCGCGTTCGCTTCAGCAACACAGGACCGCAGCAAACCCCGGGCTTAATTGCCATGTCTATTCTCGACTCCTGTGCATTGGCAGACCTGGATAGCAATGTTGAGGAATTTCTCATCTTGTTTAACGTAGGCTCCGAGGGGCAGGACGTCGCCATGCCAAGTGGAGGTTTTAGCCTTCACAGCTTCAATCCTGATCTCAGCTTCACTAATCAACGTGTAACGGTTCCCGGGCGTAGTATAGCCGTCATGGTGAAGAAGCAACAGTCAGATTGTCGGTAG
- a CDS encoding DsbA family protein: MNAGLLATLLIGGLGIGGTVGYLAGSNQGKSEAVKGIQACAEGGSSQLFMIEGKTYGRDDLGSDFQSKLYNVERESFHKKEGILKEQALRIALAKDKSDLSKLPPLDELLPEPTVSDADMKAFFEENKARLPPNANFEQFKDRIAMFMKQQKKGEGFQEKWHDLEHDGKIKLLVRAPIAPVVSIPVEKYPSMGEASAKNVLVEISDYLCPHCQQIHSSVKQAMKDLGSDIRLVQINFALRPDKLSGSLIEGGFCAAQQGQEQFWKYHNAAFEGKWGSMNDSADAAKAMEVAKTAGIDTGKFETCMGTPAPKEFVKSTNELIASLGVTGTPTFFLNNRRISMPHGGDVTAAIKDSLKQMSTN; the protein is encoded by the coding sequence ATGAACGCTGGTCTTTTGGCGACTCTCTTGATTGGGGGTCTTGGAATCGGTGGCACAGTGGGCTATCTCGCAGGTAGCAATCAAGGAAAATCAGAAGCAGTGAAAGGGATTCAAGCCTGTGCCGAAGGCGGATCATCCCAACTTTTTATGATTGAAGGCAAGACCTATGGCCGAGACGATTTAGGTTCCGACTTTCAAAGCAAGCTATATAATGTGGAGCGGGAAAGCTTTCACAAAAAAGAAGGTATTTTAAAAGAGCAAGCCTTGAGGATTGCCTTAGCCAAGGACAAAAGCGACCTATCCAAGCTGCCACCGTTAGACGAGCTTCTACCCGAACCAACTGTATCTGATGCCGATATGAAAGCGTTCTTTGAAGAGAATAAGGCACGCCTTCCGCCTAATGCTAACTTCGAGCAGTTTAAAGACCGCATTGCTATGTTCATGAAGCAACAGAAAAAGGGCGAAGGCTTCCAAGAAAAATGGCATGACCTGGAGCACGATGGCAAGATCAAGCTTTTGGTTCGCGCGCCCATCGCACCTGTAGTTTCTATTCCAGTGGAAAAATATCCTAGCATGGGTGAGGCAAGTGCCAAGAATGTATTGGTCGAAATCTCAGACTATCTTTGTCCTCACTGTCAGCAGATCCATAGCTCTGTGAAACAGGCAATGAAAGATCTTGGTAGCGACATTCGGCTGGTGCAGATCAACTTCGCGCTCCGCCCCGACAAGCTCAGCGGCTCTCTTATTGAAGGTGGCTTCTGTGCTGCACAGCAAGGCCAAGAGCAATTCTGGAAATACCACAATGCCGCCTTCGAAGGTAAATGGGGCTCTATGAACGACTCCGCCGACGCGGCTAAGGCGATGGAAGTCGCTAAAACTGCTGGAATTGACACAGGGAAGTTCGAAACCTGCATGGGAACTCCCGCCCCTAAAGAGTTCGTGAAGTCCACCAACGAACTGATCGCATCACTGGGAGTCACCGGAACCCCAACGTTTTTCTTGAACAACCGCCGTATCTCTATGCCTCACGGTGGTGATGTGACAGCAGCTATCAAGGATAGCCTGAAGCAAATGTCTACAAACTAG